A window of Flavobacterium flavigenum contains these coding sequences:
- a CDS encoding dihydrofolate reductase translates to MLIMIAAVAENNALGKKNKLVWHLPNDFKRFKSLTTNHHIIMGRKTFESFPKPLPNRTHIVISRQENYNPGGCIVVDSIEKAIAMCPENEDSYIIGGGEIYTLGLQYADIIEITRVHHTFEADAFFPVINEREWQLVESEANYKDETHLYDYTYETYIKK, encoded by the coding sequence ATGCTTATAATGATAGCGGCTGTTGCCGAAAACAATGCCTTGGGAAAGAAAAACAAATTAGTCTGGCATCTCCCAAACGATTTTAAAAGATTCAAATCGCTTACTACTAATCACCATATTATAATGGGAAGAAAAACTTTCGAAAGCTTTCCAAAACCACTGCCTAACAGAACACATATTGTTATATCCCGACAAGAAAATTATAACCCGGGAGGCTGCATAGTGGTTGACAGCATTGAAAAAGCAATTGCGATGTGCCCCGAAAATGAAGATTCATACATTATAGGAGGAGGCGAAATTTATACGCTTGGATTACAATATGCTGATATAATTGAAATAACACGTGTTCACCACACTTTTGAAGCTGATGCTTTTTTCCCTGTAATCAATGAAAGGGAATGGCAACTGGTAGAATCCGAAGCCAACTATAAAGACGAAACCCATCTTTATGATTATACCTACGAAACATACATTAAAAAATAA
- a CDS encoding 2TM domain-containing protein — protein sequence MEKEVHEQYEYARKRIRQKKALYFHFVLFLLGSLFLFVANRFFGFSIGTEQNWCTWIITLWFFIFILHFIKIYITDRFMNKKWEREQIDRLVALQQKRINQLESSINENPENKI from the coding sequence ATGGAAAAAGAAGTACATGAACAATATGAGTATGCCCGTAAAAGAATCAGACAGAAAAAAGCTTTATATTTTCATTTTGTTCTTTTTTTGTTAGGAAGCTTATTTTTATTTGTAGCTAATCGTTTTTTTGGTTTTAGTATTGGAACAGAACAAAATTGGTGTACATGGATCATTACTTTATGGTTTTTTATCTTTATTTTGCACTTCATAAAAATCTACATTACAGATCGATTTATGAATAAAAAATGGGAAAGAGAGCAGATTGACCGATTGGTTGCGCTTCAGCAGAAGAGAATTAATCAATTAGAGTCTTCTATCAATGAAAATCCTGAAAATAAAATTTAG
- a CDS encoding isoamylase early set domain-containing protein: MSLKKQFIKTKPVCKVTFSVEAKDASSAAVVGDFNNWNPEEGSLSKLKNGTFKATYDLVKDAIYEFKYLIDGVYVNDPEADSYKWNDFAGSENSVLAV; encoded by the coding sequence ATGTCTTTAAAAAAGCAATTTATCAAAACAAAACCGGTGTGTAAGGTTACATTCTCTGTCGAAGCCAAAGATGCGAGCTCAGCAGCTGTAGTTGGAGATTTTAATAATTGGAATCCAGAAGAAGGAAGTTTGAGCAAGTTAAAAAACGGAACATTTAAAGCGACTTATGACTTAGTAAAAGATGCAATTTATGAGTTTAAGTATTTAATCGATGGAGTTTATGTAAACGATCCGGAAGCAGATTCTTATAAATGGAATGATTTTGCCGGAAGTGAAAACAGTGTTTTAGCTGTATAA
- a CDS encoding thymidylate synthase → MKQYLDLVKHVLENGNQKGDRTGTGTKSVFGYQMRFDLNEGFPMVTTKKLHLKSIIYELLWFLKGDTNIKYLQENGVKIWDEWADSNGDLGPVYGHQWRNWNSEEIDQISELITELKTNPNSRRMLVSAWNPSVLPDTKKSFGENVSDNKAALPPCHAFFQFYVSSPNTEKGETKGKLSCQLYQRSADIFLGVPFNIASYALLTMMIAQVCDLECGEFIHTFGDAHIYNNHFEQLELQLTREPKPLPKMILNPEIKNIFDFDYNDFTLVDYDPHPAIKGSVAV, encoded by the coding sequence ATGAAACAATACTTAGATTTAGTAAAACACGTTTTAGAAAACGGCAATCAAAAAGGAGACCGAACCGGAACAGGTACTAAAAGTGTTTTTGGATACCAGATGCGTTTTGATTTAAATGAAGGTTTTCCAATGGTTACTACTAAAAAACTGCATCTTAAATCTATCATTTATGAATTACTTTGGTTTTTAAAGGGTGATACCAATATTAAATACCTTCAGGAAAACGGAGTAAAAATATGGGATGAATGGGCTGATTCTAATGGCGATTTAGGTCCCGTTTACGGACATCAGTGGCGCAATTGGAATAGTGAAGAAATTGATCAAATCTCAGAATTAATAACTGAATTAAAAACAAACCCGAATAGCCGCAGAATGCTGGTTTCTGCCTGGAACCCTTCCGTTTTACCGGATACGAAGAAATCATTTGGAGAAAATGTATCTGATAATAAAGCTGCTTTACCTCCCTGCCATGCTTTTTTTCAATTTTATGTTTCAAGTCCTAATACCGAAAAAGGAGAAACAAAAGGAAAACTTTCGTGTCAGTTGTACCAGCGAAGTGCTGATATCTTTTTAGGAGTACCTTTCAATATTGCTTCTTATGCATTATTGACCATGATGATTGCTCAGGTGTGTGATTTAGAATGCGGTGAATTCATTCATACATTTGGTGATGCACACATTTATAACAATCATTTCGAGCAATTAGAATTACAATTGACTCGCGAACCAAAGCCATTACCAAAAATGATTTTAAATCCAGAGATCAAAAACATTTTTGATTTTGATTATAATGATTTCACTCTTGTTGACTATGATCCACACCCTGCTATAAAAGGTAGTGTTGCTGTATAA
- a CDS encoding bifunctional nuclease family protein yields MSLVKLSIKGISYSQTQNGAYALILNEVDGERKLPIVIGAFEAQSIAIALEKEIKPPRPLTHDLFKNFAERFDIVVKQVIIHKLVDGVFYSSLICERDKIEEIIDARTSDAIALALRFSAPIFTYKNILDKAGIYLKSSTAETDPGTQEIDDVLSNPETFGQEEETNQSGDVYAKHSLQELNELLDQAVSQEDYEKAAKIRDEISRR; encoded by the coding sequence ATGAGTCTAGTAAAATTATCTATAAAGGGAATATCATACAGTCAAACTCAAAATGGCGCTTATGCCTTAATTTTGAACGAAGTGGATGGCGAAAGAAAATTACCAATTGTTATTGGCGCTTTTGAAGCCCAATCAATTGCTATTGCCTTAGAAAAAGAGATTAAACCTCCCCGCCCATTAACGCATGATTTATTTAAAAATTTCGCCGAAAGATTTGACATAGTAGTAAAACAGGTCATTATACATAAACTTGTTGACGGTGTTTTTTATTCAAGCTTGATATGCGAAAGAGACAAAATCGAAGAAATTATTGATGCCAGAACATCTGATGCTATTGCATTGGCGTTAAGATTCAGCGCTCCAATATTTACTTATAAAAACATTTTAGATAAAGCCGGAATTTACCTGAAATCAAGTACTGCAGAAACCGATCCCGGCACACAGGAAATTGATGATGTACTTTCTAATCCTGAAACGTTTGGTCAGGAAGAAGAAACAAATCAGTCCGGAGATGTTTATGCCAAACACAGCTTACAAGAGTTGAATGAATTATTGGATCAGGCAGTTTCTCAGGAAGATTATGAAAAAGCCGCTAAAATTAGAGACGAAATCTCCAGAAGATAA
- a CDS encoding electron transfer flavoprotein subunit alpha/FixB family protein — MSILIYAESAEGKFKKVAFELASYAKKVAESLGTTVTALTVNISDVSELAKYGVDKVLKVNNDKLAGFNAKAYADVIKQAAEKEGTKLVLLSSTTDSIYLSPLVAVALEAGFASNVVGLPVSTSPFQVKRNAFSNKAFNITEISTDIKVLGLAKNSYGIFESAGSATEEDFNPSIGDNDFGVKVDSVEKVSGKVSIADADIVVSGGRGLKGPENWGLIEDLAAVLGAATACSKPVSDLGWRPHSEHVGQTGKPVATNLYIAIGISGAIQHIAGINSSKVKVVINSDPEAPFFKVADYGVVGDAFKIVPQLIEKLKAFKAQHS, encoded by the coding sequence ATGTCAATATTAATATATGCAGAATCTGCAGAAGGAAAATTTAAAAAAGTCGCTTTCGAATTAGCTTCTTACGCTAAAAAAGTAGCAGAATCATTAGGAACTACGGTTACAGCTTTGACTGTAAACATAAGTGATGTTAGCGAATTAGCAAAATACGGAGTTGACAAGGTTTTAAAAGTAAACAATGATAAATTAGCTGGTTTTAATGCAAAAGCTTACGCTGATGTTATTAAACAAGCAGCTGAAAAAGAAGGGACAAAATTAGTTTTGCTTTCTTCAACTACAGATAGTATTTACCTTTCGCCATTGGTAGCTGTAGCCTTAGAAGCTGGATTTGCTTCAAATGTAGTGGGATTACCGGTTAGCACTTCTCCATTTCAGGTAAAAAGGAATGCTTTTTCAAACAAAGCTTTCAACATTACAGAAATCAGTACAGATATAAAAGTTCTGGGTCTTGCAAAAAACTCTTATGGCATTTTTGAAAGTGCAGGATCTGCAACCGAAGAAGATTTTAATCCTTCAATTGGAGATAATGATTTTGGTGTAAAAGTAGATTCTGTAGAAAAAGTAAGCGGAAAAGTATCAATAGCTGATGCAGATATTGTAGTTTCTGGAGGACGCGGATTAAAAGGCCCTGAAAACTGGGGATTGATAGAAGATTTAGCTGCCGTATTGGGCGCTGCAACGGCATGTTCAAAACCCGTTTCTGACTTAGGATGGAGACCTCACAGCGAACACGTTGGACAAACAGGGAAACCAGTTGCCACAAACTTATATATTGCTATAGGTATTTCAGGAGCTATTCAGCATATTGCCGGTATCAACTCATCTAAAGTGAAAGTAGTCATTAACAGCGACCCTGAAGCCCCATTTTTTAAAGTAGCAGATTATGGTGTCGTAGGAGATGCTTTCAAAATCGTACCACAATTAATTGAGAAACTAAAAGCTTTCAAAGCGCAACATTCTTAA
- a CDS encoding electron transfer flavoprotein subunit beta/FixA family protein, with amino-acid sequence MKILVCISHVPDTTSKINFSNGDSEFDTNGVQYVINPNDEFGLTRAIWFQEQQGANVTVVNVGGPDTEPTLRKALAIGANEAIRVNTNPTDGFFVAKQLAEVIKNGGYDLVIAGKESLDYNGGMVPGMISGILGYNFLNSCTAITVDGNNVKAVREIDGGKETVSTTLPLIIGGQKGLVEEKDLRIPNMRGIMTARTKALTIFEPVDAAVNTKAVKFEKPAPKSAVKLVPADNLDELINLLHNEAKVI; translated from the coding sequence ATGAAAATATTGGTTTGCATCAGCCATGTGCCTGATACTACTTCAAAAATTAACTTCTCCAATGGTGATTCAGAATTTGATACCAATGGTGTACAATATGTAATTAATCCTAATGATGAATTTGGTTTAACCCGTGCTATCTGGTTTCAGGAACAACAAGGAGCAAATGTAACGGTTGTAAATGTTGGTGGTCCGGATACAGAGCCAACTTTACGCAAGGCTTTGGCAATTGGTGCGAATGAAGCAATTCGTGTAAATACAAACCCAACAGACGGTTTTTTTGTTGCTAAACAATTGGCTGAAGTAATTAAAAATGGCGGTTACGACTTAGTAATTGCAGGGAAAGAATCTTTGGATTATAACGGTGGAATGGTTCCTGGTATGATTTCCGGAATTTTAGGTTATAACTTTTTAAATTCCTGTACAGCTATTACTGTTGACGGAAACAATGTAAAAGCTGTTCGCGAAATTGACGGAGGAAAAGAAACAGTAAGTACTACTCTTCCTTTAATTATTGGAGGTCAAAAAGGCCTTGTCGAGGAAAAAGATTTACGTATTCCAAACATGAGAGGAATTATGACAGCAAGAACAAAAGCGCTTACCATTTTTGAGCCAGTTGATGCAGCTGTTAATACAAAAGCTGTAAAATTTGAAAAACCAGCTCCTAAATCTGCAGTAAAATTAGTGCCTGCAGATAATTTAGATGAGTTAATCAATTTATTACACAACGAAGCGAAAGTAATCTAG
- a CDS encoding pyruvate dehydrogenase complex E1 component subunit beta, with protein sequence MRTIQFREAICEAMSEEMRRDESIYLMGEEVAEYNGAYKASKGMLAEFGEKRVIDTPIAELGFTGIAVGSAMNGNRPIVEYMTFNFCLVGIDQIINNAAKMRQMTGGQFNVPIVFRGPTASAGQLGATHSQALENWFANTPGLKVIVPSTPYDAKGLLKSAIRDNDPVIFMESEQMYGDKGEVPDGEYVIPIGVADVKREGTDVTIVSFGKIIKEAFIAADELAKEGISCEVIDLRTVRPMDNEAILKSVKKTNRLVILEEAWPFASISSEITYIVQEQAFDFLDAPIQRITTADAPAPYSPVLLKDWLPNAGDVVKAVKKVMYK encoded by the coding sequence ATGAGAACAATACAATTTAGAGAGGCCATTTGCGAAGCGATGAGCGAAGAAATGCGTCGCGATGAATCCATATATTTAATGGGCGAAGAGGTTGCAGAATACAACGGAGCATACAAAGCTTCAAAAGGAATGCTTGCTGAGTTTGGCGAAAAAAGAGTAATCGATACTCCAATTGCTGAGCTTGGGTTTACAGGAATTGCTGTAGGTTCTGCAATGAACGGAAACCGACCAATTGTAGAATATATGACTTTCAACTTTTGTTTAGTTGGTATTGATCAGATTATAAACAACGCTGCTAAAATGCGTCAGATGACAGGAGGACAGTTTAATGTGCCTATCGTTTTCCGCGGACCAACTGCTTCTGCAGGTCAATTAGGAGCAACTCACTCCCAGGCTTTAGAAAACTGGTTTGCAAACACTCCGGGTCTTAAAGTTATTGTGCCTTCAACTCCTTATGATGCAAAAGGACTCTTGAAATCAGCAATTCGTGATAATGATCCTGTAATTTTTATGGAATCAGAGCAAATGTATGGTGACAAAGGAGAAGTGCCGGACGGAGAATATGTAATTCCAATTGGGGTTGCTGATGTTAAGCGTGAAGGTACTGATGTAACAATCGTTTCTTTCGGAAAAATCATCAAAGAAGCTTTTATCGCTGCTGATGAATTAGCAAAAGAAGGAATCTCTTGTGAAGTTATCGATTTAAGAACAGTTCGCCCTATGGATAATGAAGCAATCTTAAAATCTGTTAAAAAAACAAACCGTTTGGTAATTTTAGAAGAAGCTTGGCCATTCGCCAGTATTTCATCTGAAATCACATATATCGTACAAGAGCAGGCTTTTGATTTTCTTGATGCGCCAATTCAGCGTATTACAACTGCTGATGCTCCTGCACCTTATTCACCTGTTTTACTGAAAGACTGGTTGCCTAATGCAGGTGATGTAGTGAAAGCAGTAAAAAAAGTAATGTACAAATAA